In Musa acuminata AAA Group cultivar baxijiao chromosome BXJ3-9, Cavendish_Baxijiao_AAA, whole genome shotgun sequence, a single genomic region encodes these proteins:
- the LOC135649807 gene encoding uncharacterized protein LOC135649807: MTSNSTACKILLLLVVVVITGEELGVLAKGSLTCKNRWSPCFRRQIVCPKQCPDVKPSDPNAKACFLDCYSPKCEATCRGRKPKCNGVGSGCYDPRFIGGDGVVFYFHGKKNEHFSLISDRNVQINARFIGLRPEGRTRDFTWIQALGIMHDSHALTVEATKTARWTDAVDHLRFTYDGKPLEIAQGHLSSWKSSEDKVVVERTGSRNSVTITVDAVAEVSLSVVPVTKEDDEIHKYQIPSDDCFAHLEVQFRFFGLSPEVEGVLGRTYRPDFKNTAKWGVAMPVVGGEDEYRTSSLVSPDCNRCLFSPEADN; encoded by the exons ATGACGAGCAACAGCACAGCATGCAAAATCCTGTTGctcttggtggtggtggtgattacTGGCGAAGAACTTGGAGTCTTGGCCAAGGGTAGTCTGACATGCAAAAACCGGTGGAGTCCGTGCTTTCGCAGGCAGATTGTATGTCCGAAACAATGCCCGGACGTGAAGCCATCAGATCCGAACGCCAAAGCCTGCTTCTTGGACTGCTACTCCCCCAAATGTGAAGCTACCTGTCGAG GTCGAAAGCCCAAATGCAACGGCGTAGGATCCGGCTGCTACGACCCCCGTTTCATTGGTGGCGACGGTGTTGTCTTCTACTTCCATGGAAAGAAGAATGAGCACTTCAGCTTGATCTCCGATCGAAACGTCCAAATCAACGCCCGCTTCATCGGCCTCCGACCCGAGGGAAGAACCCGTGACTTCACATGGATACAAGCCCTCGGTATCATGCACGACTCCCATGCTCTCACCGTCGAGGCAACCAAAACCGCCCGATGGACCGATGCCGTCGACCATCTTCGTTTCACGTACGATGGTAAGCCACTGGAGATCGCACAAGGCCATCTTTCCTCATGGAAGTCGTCCGAAGACAAGGTGGTGGTGGAGAGAACCGGAAGCAGGAACAGCGTTACCATTACAGTCGATGCGGTGGCGGAGGTGTCTCTAAGCGTGGTTCCGGTCACCAAGGAGGACGACGAGATCCACAAGTATCAGATACCATCTGACGACTGCTTTGCGCACTTGGAGGTTCAATTCAGATTCTTTGGTCTCTCTCCCGAGGTGGAAGGAGTTCTTGGACGAACCTACCGCCCAGACTTCAAGAACACAGCGAAATGGGGCGTGGCGATGCCGGTGGTCGGCGGAGAAGACGAGTACAGGACTTCATCACTTGTTTCTCCAGATTGCAACCGGTGTCTTTTTTCTCCGGAGGCAGATAACTAA